The nucleotide window CGAGAGATATGGAAAGTTATTCCTATAAGGTATACTCAACACTTCTTCTCAACATTGATGACTAAAGATTGGATCAAGGAAGGTCTTCAACCATGTCTTGTGAAATTGAATGTTGATGGAAGTTGCAACTCTCGTGGAGGGATTAGTGCTGGTGGGCTTATTCGGGACGGTAAAGGTAACTGGCTTGCTGGATTCTCCTCCAATGATGGTCAAGGTGATGTGTTAACTCCTGAGCTTTTTGTAATTTATCATGGTATCACTCTTCAGCTTCAACATGGGTATTCAAAAGCAAACATAGAATCAGATAGCCTAGAGGCTATTCAGTTTTTGACTCGAAGAAAGAGTTGGAGATTCATGAATACAGTTCGTTATTGCTTAGGATTACCAGTTTGATCGACCATGCCCCAGATTTGGTCTTGCATCATATATTTCGAGAAGCTAATCTCAGTGCTGATTGGTTAGCAAAATACGGAAATTCTTCCGCTATGGGTGTCACTACATGGTCCTCTCCGCCTTCTGACCTCTTTGATCAGCTGTCTAGGGATAACCTGGACACTTAGTGTTTctttttgctctttttttttttgtttttttgtttcattttaattcaccaaaaaaaaaaaatattcttctagaaattgttgtcaaaatcgacaccaattttttttccatctttttAGTGTTTTGAAACCACAAGGTATTTAgggtttggtgttttttttttttttttgtgatggccggggtttgaagcgtggaccttgcatatattagaTGCATCGttcctgccaactgagctaagctcgcGAGGACTTTGGTGTGTTGTTCTGATGCATATAAACTGggcataaaataaaaaaattgcaaatattattttagatcaaaattattatttttagatgaaatatcaaaatattggtTTGGGCCTTTTAGTATAAATAGCAACAAGTTATACAATTGGAGAATTGATTCATTACTGTTTTGTATGTATATCTGTTTGTGAAAATTATAATAGTAGTTTTATGAAATAatcatagtttttatttttcactgCTGCAGGGAAACAATTTGGTTGACAGAATCAGCGATTTATCAGATGAGTTATTGCTTTACATTCTCTCGTTTCCCCCAGCCAAACTGACATTTACTATGGCCATTCTTTCGAAGCGGTGGACCCCACTTTGCTATTCACCCTTCAAAAAATTTTGCTTCAAGTACTGTCCGATTAGAAAccatcaaaaaatttataaatttaaaagtgTATATGTTGGAAAGGATACTTCATGTGTTCATCTTCTGTCACTCAAAACCCTAAGCTTGATATCAGTTTCTTTTGAAAATCGGAATGATTACATAAATTTTCTTCATGCTTGTCCTATCCTAGAAGATTTGCATGCtgaatctatttattttattaaacttaATGAAAAAACTGCATCCAAAGAAGGTCTTAAACCCTTGACATTGGTTTCCACACTCAGTCAGTGTAGGGATAATGGATGGTCGTCTGTTTAATAATGTCAAGTTTCCACCATATGTAGATATGGAATTATGCACAAAAGAGGTCTCTTTGAGAGCCATTCCCCTCTTTCCAAACTTAATTTGGATTAAACTATTGTTTCCTAGTTATTCATATATTTGTTGGGATGGTGTAGTTGAACGGCTCCTCCATTGTCCCAAGCTTCAAATTCTTTTCATTAAAAaggtattttaatttctttgcttgttctttttgtccatatgtatatattttgattgataaatgttatttgattgaTCATTATGGTGTCATTCGATCCATTTTTATCGCAGTGGAGGTTTACAAGCTTATCCGAGGAATGGAAATACCCAATTTTGGTTCTTGAATGGGATTCGTCTAACCTTAGATCATGTACTATATTAAACTTCGATGGCTCGGAAAATGATCTTCAatttgcaaaatatattttacagaaATCGGGTCTTTTACAAGACATGACAATTGGCAATACTACTACAGATATGATGGTTTTGccaaaaagttaaattatagAACAACTGTCCTCCTATCCTAGGAAATCTCCAGGATGTACACTTTCATTTTTAGCTTGATAGTTTTGACAACATATTGCATGcttttaattgtgattgaaagTGAGAATTGTTTGATTGTGATTGTTACTGAATTATGTTGCAAGACTATTTGAACATGTTCATTATGTGTTAGAAGAATCTACAACATTGAGTGTAGAATAGACATATATGCATTTTCTAGCACCTTTAACTAAATTTCACAAAGCTAATTTTATTCCTAATTTCACTTGTTACAATCTTGGAGGATGTAACTTGATGCATTTCATATTTTCAACTACCATTagcatttttttcctttgtcaTGTATagtatttcttttatatatacacCAACATCATGCATACCCTTTATATATACATGGAAAAGGAGTACATTTAAAGGAATGCATCTTCTTTTCAATTGTTCAAGCAAAAATTTACAAGTATATACAatatacaacaattttttttatcattttttcctTAGGGGGGAAGAATACATGAATGCTTAATAGAGCAAATAATTGAATTATGAATGGTTTATATCTCATCTACACCAATCACTAAAAAAATcggagaaaaaaataaatccaaaaccTGGGAAATCCTACAGCGATGACTAACAAACACTATCAAGGGCTAGGAGGAACATTTGAATTAGTTTCAAGCAATTTTGTTGCATCTTCATCCATAGGTATTCTGCTCCAACCAGAATTTCTCATCGATAAAATTCTTGATCGTTCTAGTCCATTACCTCTGAAGCCATTCATTCTTGATGACATCATTGGCATCACAAGAACTGAAGATGCATTGATAGTATCCTCCCCAAAACCAAGAGATAATGCACAAGAAGTCTGCAAACAGATAGAAACTCGGATTACTAATCGAAACTGATAGCATCGGACAAGAATGTTAATGCAATCAGTCATAATGATATACCTTTGCCTTGACCAGAATATCTGCAATCTTTATCAGGACTCCCTTGACAAAAGATCTCATGTCTTTGCTGTGTGCTTCTTCGGAAGATGCTACTAGCCTATATCAGATAAAACAGTATTGGCATTAGTGAAAGTCACCCATAATAAGAAACATGTGTGTAAGCATCATGCCGAAATCaaattatgtataaaaaaattgacatttttcttcttcaaagatCAAAGCAGAAGAGAAGAATATATTAGAAGTTTCTTAACAGACATCTTTAtgctttataatttataaatgtcttttaaatatgataattgTTCACTTTTGGTAACTAAAGATTTCTTATCATACCTCTTTGTTTCTGTTGAAATGGCAGGAGACACAACGGAATCCAACGAACTATCTTTAGTCTCGGAAACTGAAACATTTAGAACAAGTTACATATTAGCCTTTGAATACCTCGGTTTATAGtaaaaccataaaataattatgaatttataaTACCTTTTGATTCATCAGGTGCCAGCAAAGAAATACCAATGAACACACACATCATTCCAAGTATAAACATTGTTGTCCTTAACGTGTCAAATACCTGTTTTCATGAAGATAAGGTTTAGACGATACCtaaatttattatgaaaaaacaTTCAGTATTTATTAAAGCAACGATATTAATATTCatcaaacaaaaactaaaacaaaaaataaaagcagtAGAAGTGATaggtacaaaaatatgaattagaaaaccaattttgttggaatttggggcctaactcatccttacaaaaccggcttgtaaggtgaggagtgcctcctctttataaactctcatCAAGAGtgctatctatccgatgtgggactaaatccaccccctcaaagccaacacaatgaaggtgttggaggctgcaatgaaggctAACCAAAGATCGCAATTAAGGCGACTAGGGGCGGACCGCAATTAAGGCGGAAATTccaacaaatttgaattgatacTTCTTGAATGTGAAATAAGTAGAAGAACATTGTTGTCCTTAACAGAAAGCATCCTAGGAGGTTCCAGAAGGATGTCTACTTATTATGAATAAACAGAGTTATGGAGCAGTTATTAGCCGCATATCTCACCACTTGAAGGAAATGTGCAGGCATGCAGTCAAGTTTATGTTCTTCAAAATTTTGCCACTATTCATTTGAAAAATCCTATCGAGTTTATGTTCTTCGTAATTTTACGACTACTTCATAATAATCAAAGTTGGTTTCAACCAAACCATGCTGAACAAAAGTTACagtgttaaaatcaaaataaaagtacaGTTGAGAATCATCATGCAAGGTTCGTCAACAATCCATATTGTCGTGTCGCATTTGCATccctaaaattttcaatctctaATCTTAGTTAACTCAATGATGTCAGAATGCATACCAATCAACCCCCCACACCACCACCCATATAGTCTACTTTCCTAATATACCCTTTAATAGTGTACTTTCCTAATATACCCTTCAATATCTCTCAAATTAAGTTATCTAATAAAAACATGTTCATCAAAAACACACTAATACATGTGCCAGTGTATTGTGTAATGTGTATTTCTTGGCCTGATTACATGTAATTGCATACTGAATAGTTATACAAACTGATAGTTTCATTAGTATAGAAAAATCGAAAAACAGGGATGATAAAAGGATAGGGAACAAAACCGTAGATACAGACCTGGGTGAATTCGAGGACACCTGTAttctctcttttcctaactGAATTCGTACCCAGTAACTAACTACCTACTCTGCTAAACCCCCTATTTATAGTATTGCAATTTCATTTACAGTTAGTTATCGCACCTCCTATGACTATTCTTCATGTATGCTTTCTTAACTTAACTACCAGGCAGCTGTAAGTACTTTTCCATAAAACATTCACCTTGTCCTCGAGGAAAAGGTCTTTTTTAAGGCCTCAAAAGATTCCCATAGTTGTCACAGACGGGAGATATGCCTATTTAACCAGCAGCTCATTGACTATTGTCTTGGAGAGCAAGGATGTCTTCCAATTTAGTCGGTCCCAGGAAATAGCAACATATAAGCCCCTGATCCTACCTTCACTAGCACCTCTAATGGATTGTAAAAACGAGGGCTTGACCTCTCATTCCTGAATGTGCCAACGATAGCTACCTCAACTTGCTATAACAGTATGGTAGCTAGGAAGTATACAAACAGACTTGGCTGCATTTTTTAACACCCGTATTCTCTTCTAATCGAATTCTTACTTAGAAACTACCTCCGAACCTACTTTGCTGACCCCTTATTCGTTGCGGAATACTAGATCGCTGTTAATGATAGGTATGTAGCGACTCACTTTTCACATCTCGACCAAACAACACCCTTTCATAACAGCCTCATCTACCAATGACACTACCAAATAAagtattttgaaattatttcaGCGATGATATGGAAATCGAGTTTTGGCATAATACGTTTCTCTCAATTCCATATCTTGAGTTACTAAGCGACATATTTTAATATTACAAATACAACGGGCTTAATCTGTCAGCTAAATATAGTTCACCAAAGTAAGAGTAGACTTGTGAATTTTAGGTTCTTAAATATATATCCTAAGGGAGTCCATTTCATCAAAGTAGGAGTAGATAATTTTTCCATAATAGTTTGATTTTAACTTCTTCGAGTGACTGTAGCAAGGAGAAGTTATACATGTACAGATTGAGAAGATTAAATAAGTTTATAATATGTATAACTAGACGTGAAATTACCTGATATTcctgaaaatatataaatcctGTACAGATTGAGAAGAATGTCCATGCTATCTGAAACATGGGAACAATTAGAATTGCATCGAACAAGGACAGTCCTTCATTCAACCTAGTCATCTGCACAATTGAAAATAGTTCATCGGATCAAAACATCTGCAAATATTGATAAAGGTcctaagaatatttttttacggAAAAATAGGCCTTACCCAAAATCCAGCGGTGCTGAGAAATAAAAGAAGCATGGAATACGTGAACCAGCTGTGCAGCTGATATCCATTGGACATAGCCAGTCGTAAGAGGTTAGAACTGCCAAAATGAATTTGACATCAGGAATTAAGTACACAGTCGTTGTTATTGTGTCATGAACTACAAAGCACTGACACAGACACCAAGACACAGACAAGTGcgtaaaaattagaaaaattaattgattgaatgtaatcatgTGTCGGACACCGGGCATAAAGCATGATCGTGTGTCAGAGTAGCAGACTTACAGCGATTTGGCGAACAACACTGAGCATGAACCTATAGCCCCTGAAACTACAGCATATGAAAATGGCAATAGCATACCCCAAATGGGTTTGAGGTCATGTCCCGATATAGCAAGCAGAAGTTCACCTCGCCTGCACATTTCACATTTTAatcaaaaagaatttttttttttgttgaactgAACTGAgaacaaataattaaatcttagTCGTTACTTGTAAATGGAGTGATGCAAGACGACAATTACAATCAAAGCTAGAAGGTACAGAAGGAACGCGACATTGGTATATTTCTCTGTCAGCTGCTCTGGAGTATATACTGAAACACAAGAAGATCGTCACATAAATTAGTTTGCACCATTGAAATGAACATTTTTTCTCTTAATGATATTATATGACATTTTTCTGAAGCTTAATATGGCTCTCAGCTTAATTAACATATGAACATTGTTTTCGCAAAGGGAACATATAATCAATGCTTTAATTGAACCAGGAAATATGTTACATACCAGGTGATTGGTGATTACCAAAAGCAACTAGAAAAACATTTCCAAGAACAATGAAAGCCGTGGCAACCAGTACCCTGTTTAAAGCATAATTTAAACCTCAATAATTTACATTGGTAGAACAATTTcggtgaaaataaaaaagtgaaacaGTAATCTCAATCGAAATTTGGCATACTTGACTGTGACCATTTTGTTCAACACAAAGTAAGCGAATGCGAGGTTAGATACAAATTGAACAGATCCCAGAGCTGCAAGAAGTGACTGCGGAGCAAA belongs to Medicago truncatula cultivar Jemalong A17 chromosome 6, MtrunA17r5.0-ANR, whole genome shotgun sequence and includes:
- the LOC25495883 gene encoding probable magnesium transporter NIPA8 — protein: MGEWVVGAFINLFGSIAINFGTNLLKLGHNERERHLLGSDGVHGKVTLKPIIYFQSWRIGILFFFLGNCLNFISFGYAAQSLLAALGSVQFVSNLAFAYFVLNKMVTVKVLVATAFIVLGNVFLVAFGNHQSPVYTPEQLTEKYTNVAFLLYLLALIVIVVLHHSIYKRGELLLAISGHDLKPIWGMLLPFSYAVVSGAIGSCSVLFAKSLSNLLRLAMSNGYQLHSWFTYSMLLLFLSTAGFWMTRLNEGLSLFDAILIVPMFQIAWTFFSICTGFIYFQEYQVFDTLRTTMFILGMMCVFIGISLLAPDESKVSETKDSSLDSVVSPAISTETKRLVASSEEAHSKDMRSFVKGVLIKIADILVKAKTSCALSLGFGEDTINASSVLVMPMMSSRMNGFRGNGLERSRILSMRNSGWSRIPMDEDATKLLETNSNVPPSP